In Episyrphus balteatus chromosome 4, idEpiBalt1.1, whole genome shotgun sequence, the sequence GTTAACTGCTTCATAAGTCACTTTGCCATCATTCTTTGTCAAAATGTGTTTGATTTCTTCTCTCAGGCGATTTTGAAGTTCTGGTCGCTTGGAAAGTTCATACAAACCAAAAGACATTGTTGCCGAACTTGTTTCAAAGCCagctgtaaaaaatattccgGCTTGAGCAATAAGCATATCATCGTTCATGACATAGTGTTTTTTTGCTTCACATCCTTCGGCTTCctttttgaatgcaatcaaAATGTCAATCAAATCATTTCGTACAGCTCCAGTACGCATCCTTTCCGACATTATTAAGCTAATAGTCTCGCGGATGAATTTCGTTGATTCTTTTGAGAAAACCTTGCACCGAAAGAGACTAACCAGTTGCGGAGCGAAAAACATGGCGGTGAATTCAAAAGCTCTCCAGagagtaaaattaaaaacatgtctGCCATTTCTACGGAAATCACCATTTGGATTTTGTAAACTATTTGCATGAACACCATAAGCCACGGAAGCAATTACATCAGTTGTGTAAAGAGcgttgatttcttttatttcctGAACGTTGCTTCCAGATTCCATTGGAAGATCACGCAAAAAACTATCAAGTTCTCTTCCGATctgtaatttgaaattaattatcaATAAAGAATTTGGGCTGTCATTAATTACTGACCTCTTCAACAAGTGGAAACATTTGCTTAATTTTTCCACTTGTAAATACTGGTGTCAATTTAGTACGCATTTCTTTCCATTGCgggtttttgatgaaaaataaactattagctcCCAGAGGGTCTCCATGAGAATCCGATGCAGAatatcgatttgaaaatttattaaaatccttGACCAATATTGACTTGACCAAGCTCAAATCACGAACAAGTAAAGCTGGTTTATTTAGAATATAAATTCCCAAAACTGACTCTCCTTCGGCTTTCTCGTGATTGTACAAAGCTGTTAAATGGTCAGTAGCAGTCTtagaaaaatttacaatttccTTAATGTTGCCAAAAATGATATTAGGTTCAATATTGGCAATGTTTTTTCTTCTCCAATAGCAATAGTGGTATTTTGACCAAATATATACGCCGAATATAATTGCAGTTAGGAATAACAGCCACTCGTTGATAAGAGTCATGACAAGAAACTGcatcagaagaataaaaaaaagtatgaaagaattaaaaaaacaatattatgtTATCATATCCAGCAAATTGTATAAATTGATGATAACCTTACTTCtggtttatttaatatattaaatatgCCAGAAGTAAAGTTAAATAAGCTAAGTAGGTATAAACGATTGCAGAATCTTCCAATAATGGCCgatttttcccaacaaattttcaccaattttcTATCAACCATGTataatagggtgggtcaaaaaaatcgaaattcttttttttgttttggtactccgaaaaatcgattgctagacacctctagaatatacacaccaaatatgagctctgggaaggtcctccgcttcgcaattttgcatttttacatcaagcttctactaaaaaaaaatcattttttttaaatcgactttttagcaaatttcttcacatattcttgtaggaaattgaacgctctacaaaaaaggccttaaacacatttttcgtttatacaaccgtttaatagatatttgaggtccaaaaatcaagaaaatctttaaaaattcgttatttgttcttaattttgtaacagattgaaaaattataatcatcaaacgcgcaagacataattcttgttggaaatagattgttccacaaaaaaggtcttgttaacttttttcattaatctaaccattctaaagatattcgacgtcaaataaaaaaaaaaaaatcatgtgtgcaattcacacgtggtagaagtgaaaccttaaaaaatcatttttcttgcaaaaataaaaaaatagaaaaaatctacctatttttattctatcaccttcaaatccatgttttttatatgacaacctatataaatcttatatcatctgaaagcttattgtctaagctcaaaatatttatatcgatcatgagacatctacaaaaagagctagaattttttgaactcgatcaatttccatcaaaaaaagcaaaaaaacacgtatttttatcttctcacgctattaaatccattttttcccaaaaaacctatacaaatttttacaccatctgaaagcttattgtcttagctcaaaatatatatatcgatcaggtgtatgagaaatctacaaaaagagctagaatttttttaactcgatgaaatttcatctaaaaagcaaaaaaaacatttatttttatgttctcatgctttaaatcaatttttttgtttgacaacctataaaaaattttataccatgtgaaagcttattgtttcaccttgtataatgatgcataaatcttatttcaaagatgtctacaagagaagttagaattttttaaagtcaaccatgtcgaatttccagactgagattacggtacttcctacactgatagctggtcatcgccaacagatctctacaggtgttttgaggtatttttaaatttttttcaatttaagattgtgttacttgtagagcacgttacgttatgtgtgatatatcaaataaaatgatatgttagcagcatgcgtattaaagttaaatcaaatttgtatgtgcactagatcaaaagatataacgtgtgttgaaattaattgaaattttgtacaataatatattatttaattacctatctacagtacaaatttcattcatctatctattaaaacaagaaagttataacaagttgaagtcgtgtcgcgttttcgtttcattttgtttcaaatcactacgatactaaagaagttttcacttcaaaaatgttaatgcagaaagtgttttgttttttttacttagaagaagtagcatacattaaagtttcataaaaagttattttctcagttctccgactttttttggtggtcataggcagtgaatgttacttacatgtagcatgagaataacacattagtattgctatttaatattttggaaaacatctttttgctattcatatttcttagttgtgatgtttttgacccgataataccgaaaaaaacatttttacttgcgatataggtactatagggcaagtttaggattcgtaaaaaaaatcgaactcgagataacaattttacatgacattacgatgatggagaatgccaaaaaagtgggtccggcaattctgtctgtctgtctgtctgtctctatctggagctgcagcctaaacgagtgaagtgattttattcaaacttggtagttagcagtttttggtgattccctagaggagaaattgaaatttttttgaagtgaaaacttctttagtatcgtagtgatttgaaacaagatgaaacgaaaacgcgacacgacttcaacttgttataacttttttgttttaatagatagatgaatgaaatttgtactgtagataggtaattaaataaattataattgtacaaaatttcaattaatttcatattcaaaattcggagataacggtaaaaagatgttcttttccaacacacgttatatcttttgatctagtgcacatacaaatttgatttaactttaatacgcatgctgataacataaccttttatttgatatatcacacataacgttacgtgatctacaagctacacaatcttaaattgaaaaaaatgtaaaaa encodes:
- the LOC129917817 gene encoding cytochrome P450 6g1-like, whose product is MIITINAAQFLVMTLINEWLLFLTAIIFGVYIWSKYHYCYWRRKNIANIEPNIIFGNIKEIVNFSKTATDHLTALYNHEKAEGESVLGIYILNKPALLVRDLSLVKSILVKDFNKFSNRYSASDSHGDPLGANSLFFIKNPQWKEMRTKLTPVFTSGKIKQMFPLVEEIGRELDSFLRDLPMESGSNVQEIKEINALYTTDVIASVAYGVHANSLQNPNGDFRRNGRHVFNFTLWRAFEFTAMFFAPQLVSLFRCKVFSKESTKFIRETISLIMSERMRTGAVRNDLIDILIAFKKEAEGCEAKKHYVMNDDMLIAQAGIFFTAGFETSSATMSFGLYELSKRPELQNRLREEIKHILTKNDGKVTYEAVNKMEYLNMVIQEVLRLYPPLPFLDRVCTLAKDEKEYSLEPYSDFNIPHGMPVLIPIYGIQRDPKYFLNPDEFDPERFSPDNKRNIVPFSYIPFGTGPHNCIGERFALIQTKIGFINFLRNHYVRPCDKSQPTMVLDPRALIIQSKGGIYCKIVRDPLI